DNA sequence from the bacterium genome:
GCTTGCCGAGCGCCGGCGCCTCCTCCTGCACCCCGCCCGAGTCGGTCACGACCAGGTACGCCGCCGACATGGCCGCGACGAAGGGCTCGTAGTCGAGCGGCGCCACGAGGCGGATGCGGGGATGTCCACCGAGGATGCGCTCCGCCGGCTCCTTGACGTTGGGGTTCGGGTGCACCGGGTAGAGCACCGCCAGGTCGGTGAAGTGGTCGGCCAGCTCGCGCACGGCCGCGAACACCGCCTCCATCGGCGCGCCGAAGTTCTCGCGCCGATGTGCGGTCATCAGGAGCAGACGCTTGCCGGCCGCGAACCCGAGGTCGACGCCGCGCGCACGCGGGGCGACGCTGAGGAGCGCGTCGATCACGGTGTTGCCGGTGACGTGCACCGTCGCCGGGTCGATGCCCTCGCGCAGCAGGTTCGCGCGCGCGGTTGCGGTCGGCGCGAAGTGCCAGCGTGTCACCCGGCTCGCGAGCACGCGGTTCGCCTCCTCCGGGAACGGGTAGCCGAGGTCGCCGGTGCGCAGCCCGGCCTCGACGTGGCCGAACGGGATGCGCCGATAGAACGCCACCAGCGCGGCGCAGAGCACCGTCGTCGTGTCGCCCTGCGCCAGCACGGCGTCGGGCCGCGCGCGCGCGAAGGCGGCGTCGAGGCCGGTGATCAGCTGCGCGGTCAGCGCGGGGAGCTGCTGGTTCGGCCGCATGACGTTCAGGTCGTCGTCGGCGCGGATGCCGAAGAGCTGCATCACCTGATCGAGCATCTCGCGGTGCTGCGCGGTCACGAGGACGTAGGGACGCGCCCAGCGCTCGCGGCGGAGCGCCTCGATCACCGGCGCCATCTTGATCGCCTCGGGGCGCGTGCCCACCACGCAGACGATCCTCTGCTGCCCATCTCGCTCGTCCGTCATCGGTCCCCCGTTCTCCGTGATCGCGGCCGCGCTCCGCGCCCGGCCGTGCAGCGCCCGACGAAGTCCCGGTACGCCGCGTACGCCCGCCCCGCCGCCGCGCCGCCGAACGGGCTCAGGTAGTCCGGCACGCTGAACCCGACGACGGGTCCGGTCGCCTCGCGCCAGGCGATCCCGAGCTGGCGCTCGACGCGGCCGAGCGGTGCCGGCACGGCGGCGAACGCCGTCCCGGCCTCGGGGCTCGTCGCGTCGAACAGCTCGACCACCACGCCGAGGCGCTTGCCGTGCGGGTCGAGCGCCGCGCGCAGTCGCGGCAGGTACGCGGGCAGATCGTCGAGCCCGAGCTTGCGGGCACCGATGCCGTCCTGGAACAGCAGCAGCGTGAGCGGCGCCCGCGCCGCGACCGTGCCCCAGAGCGCGGCCACCTGCCCGGGCGTTCCCCAGCCCTGCGCGAACCCCGAGACCGCGATCCCGGCGCCGGGCGCGAGCGGCGCCAGCTCGCGGCCGAGCGTCGCCAGGTAGTCGGCGACGAGCGCGGTGCGCTCGGCGTCGAGCCAGTTCCGGTCGTCCACCTCGTCGGGCACGTACCAGCCCGCGAACGACGGCCGGCCGGCGACCGCCGGCGCGAGCGCCCGCGCCACGGCGAGGTTCGCGAGCCGGCGGCGCGCGAGGAAGACGTCGACCTCGTTCGCCGGCCGCGCGCGATCGATGCCCGCCCACCAGCCGGCGTCGTGCGCGAGCCCGAGCCAGACGCGCATGCCGTGCTGCTCGGCGAGCGCGAGCAGCAGGTCGACCATCGGCACGTCGTCCGCACGCGGCGGATCCTGGGCGTAGAACGCCACGCCGTCGGCCAGGGTCCACTGCACGAAGACCTGCGCGACGCCGACCGCCGCCATGTCGGCGAACAGACGCTCCCAGTCCGCCCGCGGGCGCAGGGCGTCGGCCCGCGTGAGCTGGAGGAACGAGCCGTCGATGCCCCGGCACGCGGCAGCGGTACCGGCGGACGCCTCCGTGACGGGCTGCGCGAGCCCCGCGAGGAGCAGCACGATCGCGAGGACGCGCGCGACGATCCGCTCCACGTCAGAACCTCACGATCGCGGTCAGCGACAGGGTCAGGTCGCGGCCGTCGCTGTTGTAGGCGTCGTAGCCGATCCGCGGCAGCAGCTCCGCGCTCGACTGCCAGTCGTGGTACGTGTCGGCGCGGAACAGCCAGCGCAGCACGACGCCGAGCCCGAAATCGACCTCCTGGAGATCGCGCCCGTCGCCCACCTGGAAGCGGCCGCGGCCGTAGAGATGCGGCGTCACCATGGTGCGGTCGCCGTAGACGTTGAACGTCATGCCCTGCCGGGCCTCGGTGTAGAGGAACCAGTCGCGCGGTCCCTCCATGGTCCGCGCCACGTCGGCGTAGAGCGTCGTGTACCACCAGCGCGCCACGCCGGGCTGCATGGCGTAGCCGTGCTGCCAGCCGAGCGTGCCGCGCAGGAGGACGTTGTCCTGCGCTTCGTCGCCGACGCCGAACAGCCGCTCGGCGCTGAGGTAGCCGTCGACCAGCGACAGCGGC
Encoded proteins:
- a CDS encoding DUF4434 domain-containing protein, giving the protein MERIVARVLAIVLLLAGLAQPVTEASAGTAAACRGIDGSFLQLTRADALRPRADWERLFADMAAVGVAQVFVQWTLADGVAFYAQDPPRADDVPMVDLLLALAEQHGMRVWLGLAHDAGWWAGIDRARPANEVDVFLARRRLANLAVARALAPAVAGRPSFAGWYVPDEVDDRNWLDAERTALVADYLATLGRELAPLAPGAGIAVSGFAQGWGTPGQVAALWGTVAARAPLTLLLFQDGIGARKLGLDDLPAYLPRLRAALDPHGKRLGVVVELFDATSPEAGTAFAAVPAPLGRVERQLGIAWREATGPVVGFSVPDYLSPFGGAAAGRAYAAYRDFVGRCTAGRGARPRSRRTGDR
- the wecB gene encoding UDP-N-acetylglucosamine 2-epimerase (non-hydrolyzing) is translated as MTDERDGQQRIVCVVGTRPEAIKMAPVIEALRRERWARPYVLVTAQHREMLDQVMQLFGIRADDDLNVMRPNQQLPALTAQLITGLDAAFARARPDAVLAQGDTTTVLCAALVAFYRRIPFGHVEAGLRTGDLGYPFPEEANRVLASRVTRWHFAPTATARANLLREGIDPATVHVTGNTVIDALLSVAPRARGVDLGFAAGKRLLLMTAHRRENFGAPMEAVFAAVRELADHFTDLAVLYPVHPNPNVKEPAERILGGHPRIRLVAPLDYEPFVAAMSAAYLVVTDSGGVQEEAPALGKPVLVLRNETERPEAVDAGVVRLVGPVRERIVEAVATLLTDANAYRAMARGVSPYGDGHAAGRIVDVLGRDLR